ACTTGTCACTGGACGTGACATTCATTTTGAGACACAAGAAAATAAAAAAATTAAAGAAATTATGACTGAAAGATCAAAACTTATCGTCATTCACAAAAAACAAAATACCTCTTCACTTGAAAACAATCTATTTGATGAGGCAAAATTTCTTTTACAAAAACATAGAATCAAAAAACTTCCAATTGTCGATGAAAACAATCTTTTAGTTGGCTTAATTACACGCAGAGATATCGAAAATGCGGTCAAACACCCACTTGCAAGCAAAGATTCTTCTGGAAAGCTGCTGGTTGGCGCAGCGGTTGGCGTTACTTCCTTTGATATTGAGTACAGAATACCAATTCTTGTTGATGCAGGTATTGACGTTCTTGTTATTGACACTGCGCATGGGCATAGCAAGGGAGTTATTACAACTGTAAGTCAAGTTAAGCAGCAATTCGGAAATAAAGTTTCTATAATTGCAGGTAATATTGCCACAGGAAACGCTGCCAAAGCTCTTGCAGATGCCGGAGCAGACTGCGTAAAAGTAGGCATTGGTTCAGGTTCAATTTGTACCACAAGAATTGTCGCAGGAGTTGGGGTTCCACAAATCACAGCAATAGCAAGTGTTGCCGAGGCTTTAGCAAATACAGATGTAAAAATTATTGCAGATGGCGGAATAAAATATAGTGGAGATGTTATTAAAGCTCTTGCTGCGGGCGCTCATACAGTTATGTTAGGAGGTCTCCTTGCTGGAACAGATGAAGCACCGGGAGAAAGAATAAACTTTCAAGGAAAAGTTTATAAACGCTATAGAGGCATGGGCTCATTAGGAGCAATGAAACAAGGCTCCAAAGACCGCTATTTTCAAGGGACACAAAGCGATAATAATAAATTAGTTCCAGAAGGAATAGAAGGTCAAGTTCCATACAAAGGTCCGCTTTGCGATGTTATCCACCAATTAGTTGGTGGCATTAGAGCTGGTATGGGCTACACGGGAGCTGCTAATATTTTAGATCTTCATAAAAAAGCAGAATTTGTAAAAATTACTTCCGCAGGTCTAAGAGAAAGCCATGTTCATGATGTTAATATTACCGAAGAAGCACCCAATTATAGTTTAAGTAAATCTTAAAAATTATATATAATATTATATTTATTAATTTTAATTCGAGGAATTATTATGATACTCGTCGTAGACTTTGGCTCACAGTTTACACAGCTTGTTGCAAGAAGAATAAGAGAACTTCAAGTTTATTCTGAAATTGTCCCTTTTAAGCTTGCAAAAAATAGAATTATAGAACTGCAACAACAAAAAATTCTTAAAGGAATTATTTTTTCGGGAGGCCCTCATAGTGTTTATGAGCATGAAGCTCCTAAAATTGATTTTGATATTGAAAAAGCAGACGTGCCAATACTTGGCGTTTGTTATGGCCTACAATTGATTAACTATATGCTTGGAGGAAAAGTTACTCCATCAAAAAATAGAGAATATGGCTTTGAAAAAATTAAAGTCTCTCATGAAATTAATTCCAACAACCCTCTTTTTTCAATTAAAAACAATGAAGACAGTATTGTATGGATGAGTCATGGTGATGAAATTGAAACTCTTGCCCCTAATCTTGTTTGTGATTCAATTACAAGAAATAATGTGATTTCTTCTTTTCATCACAAACGTCTTCCTATATTTGGAGTGCAGTTTCACCCTGAAGTAGAACATTCAATTATTGGTAAAGAAATACTAAAATATTTTGTTACAAATATTTGCGAAAGTAATAGCAATGAATGGGATAGCGCAACACAAATTGAACGCGCCGTTAACTTAATAGCAGAAGCAGTAAACAGCGAAGGCAAAGATACTCAAGCGATATGTGCACTGAGTGGAGGAGTTGACTCTTGCGTAGCTGCAGTTTTAGCACAAAAGGCGCTTGGAAATAGGCTACAATGTTTGTTTATTAACAATGGCTTACTTCGAAAAAATGAATATGAAGAAGTTTTAGAAAGATTTAAAAAAGATTTAAATTTAAATGTACGGGGTGTTGATGCTTCAAAATTATTTTTATCGCGCTTAAAAGGAGTTAGCGATCCTGAAACAAAAAGAAAAATAATTGGCAATACATTTATTGATGTATTTGAATCTGAAACAAAAGATTTGCCTCGGGTTAAATTTCTTGTTCAAGGCACCCTCTATCCTGATGTTATTGAATCCGTTTCAATACACGGCACAAGCGTTACAATTAAAACTCACCATAATGTTGGTGGCTTACCTGAAAAAATGAAATTTAAATTAATTGAACCATTAAGAGAGCTTTTTAAAGACGAAGTAAGACGTCTTGGTGCAAAACTAGAGATTCCTCAAGATATGTTATCAAGACACCCGTTTCCTGGACCAGGCTTAGGTATTAGAGTTCTTGGTGAAGTGAGTGAAGAAAGGCTTAAAGTATTGCGAGAAGCGGATGCTATTTTTATTGCAGAGCTAAAAAAGCATGATCATTACAATACAACATGGCAAGCATTTGTAGTGCTTTTGCCAGTAAATACCGTGGGTGTTATGGGTGATGGTAGAACATACGAAAACGTAGCCGCACTTCGTTGCGTAACAGCAACCGATGGAATGACCGCTGATTGGAGCAAATTACCATACGAATTTTTAGCACACGTTTCTTCAAGAATTATAAATGAAGTTAAAGGAATTAATAGGGTGGTGTATGATATTAGCACAAAACCACCAGCAACCATTGAGTGGGAGTAGAAATTTTTAGTTTACAACACAATGGAAGTATTGAATGTGAATTATATTTTTAGCAAACCGTTTTTAAAGTGGGCTGGAGGCAAACACAAGCTTGTGCCTATTATTAGTGAAAAATTGGGAGACGGAAAAAGATTAGTAGAACCCTTCGTAGGAAGCGGTGCTGTTTTTATGGGCACTAATTTTAAGAGTTATTTACTTTGCGATACGAACAATGATTTGATTGATTTGTATAATAACTTAAAATTTCATCCTGATAAATTGATTAACGAAGTTATTAAATTGTTTAATATTGAAAATAATGCTGAAGAACGTTTTTATGAAATAAGAAATAAATTTAATGAAGTTAAAGATTCAAGTATTGAAAAATCTGCTATGTTTGTTTATTTGAACAAACATTCTTTTAATGGATTATGCAGATACAATTCAAAAGGTAAGTTCAATGTTCCATTTGGACGTTATAAAACAGTAACAGCTCCTATTAATGAAATGAAATTATTTGCAGCAAAGTCGGAATTTGCTCTATTTGAATGTTGCAATTTTATAGATACTTTTAAAAAATTAAGCCAGGGAGATATTGTTTATTGTGACCCTCCTTATGTACCCATTTCAATAACATCTAATTTTACATCATACCACGCGAATGAGTTTGGCAAAAAACAGCAGCAAGAGTTAGCTAATTGCGCAATCAATGCTAAAAATCAAGGACATACAGTTGTGATCTCTAATCACGACACAATATTTACAAGAGAAATATATGCCAATGCTAAGATAGATGCCTTAACTGTGAGACGTAGCATATCAAGCAAAGCAAAAACACGAGGTAATGCTCATGAGTTGCTGGCTACTTTTTGATATTCAGAATTTTTTGTGCGACCGCCACTAGATTGCATAATGATTTATCTCGTATAATGTCATTTAGCCTAGAGAGGGCTCAAAAAATTAGTGAGGGCACATAACCCATGGATGATAATAAAAGAAACATCATTCAAGAAACATACGAATTGTATCAAAAAGTACGCAGCTACGATATTTCAAAATTTGTTCCAGAAATTGAAAAACTAACTGCCGTTATTATTACTAAAAATGAAGAAAAAAATATCGCCCGTTGTCTAGATTCCTTAAAATTTGTTGATGAAATCATTGTTGTAGACTCAGGCAGCACTGATAAAACTAAAGAAATTGTTTACTCATACAAAGATGTTATTCTTATTGAAACCGAATGGTATGGATTTGTACAAAATAAAAGAATTGGAATTGAAAAATCTTCTAATAATTGGATTCTTTGGGTAGACGCCGATGAAGTTGTACCCGAAGAACTTGCCAACGAATGGAAAACCCGTATTCATCAAGGCACCTTTCATGAAACTGGCGCAATTGATTGTCCTAGAAAAACTTTTTTCTTAGGGCATTGGGTTAAACATAGTGGCTGGTATCCAAATAGAGTTATCCGTTTTTTTGCTCGCCATCGTTCTGATCTCAGCGATAACATTCTTCACGAAAGTGTTATACCTAGAAAAGGTTACGTTGTAGAACATTTTAAAACAGATTTACTTCATTACTCTTACAACTCTTTATATCAATATTTTGATAAAATGAATAAATATGGTTACGCTGGCGCAAAAGAACTTATTAGAAAGAAAAAATTTATCCTTTTTCCTCATTTGTTTTTTGAGCCAATTTGGACTTTTTTTAAATTTTATATTTTAAAAAGAGGATTTCTTGATGGAAGAATTGGTATAATTATCTGTATGGGTGCAGCATTTTCTAACTTTATAAAATATGCTAACTATTTTTTCTTAAAAAAATATAAATACGTCGATATTGAAGAAAAAAAAGATTAATAATGCCAATTAATAGTTGAGAAAAATCAATTAGAATTTGAATAAGTAGTTAAACAGGCAGGCAGAAAATCGTCCGAAAACATGGACGATAAGGCCTTTAGTCGATCGAACTTTTGATGCGATTTGAATACCGCTGGATTCAATTAACCAGTTAAAAAGGATTTCAATGGACTGCCGAATAGAGCTAACAGATTTAGAATAAACTTTCTCATCACTAGAAAGAGTTTTTTTATTCCGAGAGAGTTTAATTGGTGTGTGTAATTTAGAGTTTATTTGATTCAAGTTTTTTTTAGTTGATTTGTCACAGTAAGCACGATCGGCAAAGATTTGCGAATGTTTGAAGTTTAAAAGATCATTCTTAACAGCAGTTAAGTCGTGAGTTGCGGCGGGTGTGATTTTAAAATCAATAGGTGCGGCAAGTTTTTTATTTTGAAACAAAGCAGCGAGATGAAGTTTTAACCCATAGTAAAATTTATCTTTTGAAGAGCAATAGCCAATAGCAGAAATATCGTTTGCAGTATTGCACTTGTGCGCCCGAAAACCAGTTGTGAGTATAATAGGTAAAGAGTCAATAAGAATAAAAGGTTTGGATTTTGTTTTAGGGATTTTAAATTTATTATTTTTTAAAATAAAGTTTGCAAGTTCAGGAAAGAGTTTACTTAAGCTATTAAGTCTTGACAAAAATCCTTCATAAGAAGGCAAGTGAGGAAACCAGTTTGGAATAAAATTTTTAGTGAAGTTAAAAATAGCTTTTATATTTTTTTGTTTCATTAAAACTCCAAAGATGTAAATAGTGGTGACTTCTTGGTCTGTGAACGAGGGATTTGAGTTTGGACTAATTTTTAAAAAAGAGGTTGGAGAGAGTTGAGAAAAGAAATCGCAGGTAGTAAGGTATACAGTGATGAGTTGGCTCTGCCAGTCCATTGGTAGCTCCTTTGTTAATTTTGTTTGTGCAAAAATTATTTAACAAATTGGAGCTATTTCTTCAAGCCTCACAATAACTTTCTCAACTATTAACTGGCATTAATATATGATGGAAGAAAAAAAAATTCTAATTAGCAGAATTGATAATATTGGGGATGTTGTTTTAACTTTACCTATAGCGGGAGCAATAAAAGAACATTTTCCTAATTCAAAAATTTTCTTTCTTGGCAAATCTTATACTAAACCTATAATTGAAAGTTGTTCACATATTGATTGTTTTTTAGATTGGGATCAAATTTTATCTAGCAATAATTTTAAATTATTAAAAAACAATGATATTGATACCGTTATACACGTATTTCCAAATAAAAAAGTTTCACAATTATCAAAAGAAATTGCTATAAAAACAAGAATAGGCACTAATAGACGTTTTTTTCACTGGTTATATTGCAATAAATTTGTTAACTTAAGTAGAAAAAATTCTTCTTTACATGAAGCTCAACTAAATTTAAAATTATTAAAACCTATTGGTATAAAAAAAATTCCTACATTAAAAGAAATTCCAAATTATTATGGTTTAAATAAAATTAAACCATTACCAGGAAAATTTTTAAGTTTACTGGATAACAATAAATTTAAATTAATATTACACCCTAAATCTAAAGGAAGTGCTAGAGAATGGGGAATTAATAATTTTATAGCTTTAGCAAATTTGTTACCTAAAGATAAATTTCAAGTATTTTTTTCTGGAAATAAAGAAGAATCTAATATAATTAAAAACCAAATCATCCCTAATTGTTTAAATTGCATTGATGTATCAAACTTATTTAATTTAGAAGAATTTATTTCGTTTATATTTTTATGTGATGGACTTGTTGCAAATAGCACGGGTCCTCTTCATATTGCAGCGGCATTAGGTAAGCACACAATTGGCCTATATCCACCTATTGAATCAATGTCAGTAAAAAGATGGGGTCCAATTGGAAACAAAGCACAATTTATAACAGGAATTCCAAAAAATAACTCTATCTATTGTAACCAAATTTGTTCTAATCAAAACTCTTGTTTATGCATGGCGTCAATTTTACCAAATCTTTTAAAAGAAAATATACTAAAATGGTATTTAAACAATTAAGTTGATTATAATAAATTATTTTCGTAAACTTCTATATTATAAACTTTTTCAATTTGATTCATATTGAGAGTCAAATTGAAAAAGTTTACTTAATAATTTTACCATGGAGATAATAAATGGACTATAAAATTAAAGATATCTCGCTTGCAGATTTAGGTAGAAGACAAATAGAACTTGCTGAAAAAGAAATGCCAGGACTAATGAGCTTACGAGAAAGATATGGAAACTCAAAGCCACTCAAAGGAGCCAGAATAGCAGGCAGTTTGCATATGACGGTTGAAACAGCTGTATTAATAGAAACTCTGAAAGTACTTGGCGCAGAGCTACGCTGGGCAAGTTGTAATATTTTTTCAACAGTTGATGCAGCTGCTGCGGCAATTGCTGCTGCAGGAATTCCTGTTTTTGCGTGGAAAGGCGAGACAGAAGAAGAATATATATGGTGCATTGAGCAAACTCTAAAATTTGCAAATGACAAAGGACCAAACATGCTTCTTGATGATGGGGGAGATCTTACAGCGTTGGTTCATAAAAAATTCTCGCATCTTTTAAAAGACATCAAAGGAGTTTCTGAAGAAACAACTACAGGCGTTCATCATCTCCATCAAATGGCGCAAAAAGGTGAATTAAAAATACCCGCAATTAATGTTAACGACAGTGTAACTAAAAGTAAATTCGACAATCTCTATGGCTGCCGTGAGTCTCTTCCTGACGGTATTAAACGTGCGACAGATGTTATGATTGCTGGGAAAACAGTTTTGGTAGCAGGTTACGGTGATGTTGGTAAAGGCTGCGCACATTCAATGAAATACCATGGTGCAAGAGTACTTATTAGCGAAATTGATCCAATTATTGCACTTCAAGCTGCAATGGAGGGATACCAAGTTGTTAAAGTAGAAGATGTTATTAAAGATGTGCATATTTTTGTAACAGCTACAGGTTGCTGCGATATCATTTCAGCTGAACATATGTCAAAAATGAGAGATCAAGCAATTGTATGTAACATAGGGCACTTTGATGTGGAAATTGATGTGGCTGGCTTAAAAAACACTAAAGGAATAAAACAAATTAACGTAAAACCTCAAGTAGATAAATACCGTTTCCCAGATGGACATGAAATTATTTTGCTTGCCGAAGGTAGACTTGTAAATTTAGGGTGCGCTACAGGGCATCCAGCATTTGTTATGAGTACGAGCTTTACAAATCAAGTGTTAGCACAAATTGAATTGTGGCAAAATCAAAATAAGTATCCAATTGGAGTTTACACACTTCCGAAAAAGCTAGACGAAGAAGTAGCTCGATTACATCTTGAAAAGCTCGGAGTTAATTTAACAAAACTAACCAATAAACAAGCAGAATACTTAAATATAAGCATTGAAGGTCCTTATAAACCAGATACTTATAGATACTAATTATTTTTTTGAAACAAAAATAATTGCCGTAATGATAAAAAATACAGAAATACATTCATGAAGCTGGATTGTTTCATTAAAAATTATATACCCCCAAAATAATCCAGCAAGTGCAACTATACAACCAACTAAACTATAAAACACAGGACCAGCAACTCTTAATAATTCAAAAAATAAAATATAACCAATGCTTGAAAGCACAATTTCTATTAAAATAAACAAATCTGGAGTATTAAGTGGAAAATAAATAGGATGAAATGATCTGTTTAAGAACACTACAGGAGAAATTAAACATGATGCTGCAATAAGCATCCCTGCAGATAAAGCTAAAGACGTTGATTCCTTAGGACGCAATTTAACCATAAATACAGTACAAGATGCCAATAGAATAGGAGTTAAAAAAGCAAATATCATCCAATAAAATTGAGTATAATTTGATAATTTAGGAAAAAACAAAATAAACAATCCAATAAAACCAAAAACTATTCCATTAAATCTAAACCAAGTAAATTGTTCTATTTTAAAAAAAATTGCTAAAAAATACGTTATAATTGGAGAGGTATTAACAATCAATCCTAAAATTCCAGATGGAACATTAACAGCTGAAAAATACATAGTTAAATTTGGCAACGCTATACCCAAAAGCCCACAAATAAAATAAAAGAATAAATGCTGCTTATTAAATTTGGGTAAAGAACGACTTTGAATAACTGAAACTAATAAAACCAAAATTGCAGGACCTAAGGATTGCCAAAAAGCATACCCCAAAGGAGTTACACCACTTCCCATTGCAAATTTTGCAATGGAAAAACTAGTTCCCCAAGTAAATCCTAACAAAAAAAGTAAAAAAAATGGGTAAAAATTATTAGATCTTAAAGCAATTAACATTTTATTCCTTTAATGAATTATAAAAAATTTTCTCAGCATAAAACCCTGAACTGAAATTTTAGGAACAACTAAAGCGACTTTAACGCCACACATTATTGCTTCTTTTAAAAGATTAGAGTAAAGAGGATTGATTTCGTGTGCAGTACGAAAATTATTTTTTAATACAATTTCATCAACATCATTACCTCTCATCATTACAAAAAAAAGCCAAGCATCATCACCATTTTTTTTAGCATTCATTAAATCTTTGATATGCTTTTGACCACGTTCAGTCACTGCATCAGGAAAAGCCCAGCAATTATTTATTTTTAAACTAACACTTTTAACTTCAATCCAACATTTTTTATCATGTTTTTTTGATAACAGACAAAAATCAAATCGAGTCTCTTTAGTAAACACAGCTTCTCTCTTAAAAGTTTCCCATAATTGAAATTCTTCGTAAGGAAACAAACACTCTTGAAAAACACGTTGTTTATTTTTATTAATTGTCATCGACAATAACTGTTCAATAAACTGATTAGCTCTCGAAGTATTTAAACATGCCAAACCATCTTCTAACTGCAAAAGCTCAAGAGAATATCGAAGTTTTCTTTTGGGATTTAGAGAATCTAATATATAGGCAGGAGTATTTTCAATAAGACAACTCCTCATACTACCGCTATTAGCGCAATGAACAGTAAGTACCTCATCACTTTTTAATTTTACATCAACAAAAAATCTTTTATATCTTTTTAAAAATTTACTTTTTATTAATTCATTTTGATACTTAAGTATAAACATTTTAATTCATTTCAGAAGAGTCTGGATTATTATAATTTCTACTAGCATACATTTGTTTTATTTTATTAATAGGAACAAAATAACTTGAGTTGCAATAATGACATTTCATTTCAATATCTTCTGATTTATTAATAATATCCGTTAACTCTTCAAAAGAAAGTGTAATTAAGACTCCCTCTACCCTTTCTTGAGAACAACTACAAACAAACTTTGGATTAATACTTTTTATTGGTTTTAATTCTCCAGGAATTAGTTTTTTTGCTAGCACATCTGCATCGCTATTTTCAAGAAACAAATCTTTCATTGATGATAAATGATTTATGTGATTTTTTAATTCATCAGAAATATCTTGTGGTATGCCAGGCAATTCCTGATAAATGACTCCAAACGCATTAATTTTTCCATCATCGGGATTTATCCAACTGCTAATTTTTAAACAAGTATTCATTTGATAACTGGACATTAAATGCTCATTTAAAGCAGTTTCTATTGAAGTAATTTTAGATACAGTCAGCCCCTGAGATAATGTATTTTTGTTTCTTTGTGAGCGCATAGAACGCACCTGAAGCTCAGGAAAATTATTATTTCCTGAGTCAAGACTTTTAACAACATCAGAGGTTTCATTACATTCAATATATCCGCGTGTTTCTGCTTGAAAAGAGGTCTCTGTACCAATTGTAAAATCACTTCCACAATGAATTCGTAAATTTATACGCTCTTCATAATCTAGAATAGATGAGAGCAAAACACTTCCCAGTAGCGCATCAGATAGTAACAGTGCTCTTTGGGGATTTAAATTATGAAGATTTCTTGCTTCTTCTGCTAGATTACTTAAATGCAGCATACGGTAACAATAAAAAACTTTTGTATCCACCCCAAAAAATAAATAATCTTGAAACATTAAAAACCTCCAAATGAACGCAGTGACCTCAAAAAGCCTTAAAAAAAGCTTTTAATGTGTGCTTAATATAACAAAGTTTAAGAAATTTCGAGAAATAATTGAAAAAGTAAGATTTTTAACTAATATAGCCTAATAAAGCAAGTTTATCGTTCAAAACCGATTAACACGCTAATATAAAAAAGGAAAAACATGAAAATTCTTGTCTCAGGTGGTGCTGGGTACATTGGTAGTACAATTTGCTCTGCCCTTGAAGACTCAGGGTATAAGCCAATAATCATTGATTCCCTGGTTACTGGAAAAGTGGAGTTTGTTAAAAATCGTATCTTTTACCATGGTGATATTGCTGATTATAAGATTTTAGAAAAAATTTTTTTTGAACATCCAGATATTGAATATGCAATTCATTGCGCTGCATTAATAGTTGTTCCAGACAGCATTGTAAAGCCTTATGAATATTATAGAGAAAATGTTTCAAAATCCAATGAATTTTTTAAACAATTATTAAATTTTGGATGTAAAAAATTAGTTTTTAGTAGCTCGGCTTCTATTTATGATACACCTCCAAATTTTGTTGTTACCGAACAATCATTTATAAAACCTTGTAGTCCCTATGCAAAAAGTAAATTTATGATGGAATTAATTTTACAAGATTTTTGTTCGGCATATTCTGGAATGAAAGCTGTTTCTTTAAGATATTTTAACCCTATTGGTGCGGATCCCAAAATGAGATCAGGAAGCCATCATTCAAATCCTTCTCATGTTTTAGCAAAACTAATAAGTACTGCCCAAGGTAACGAAGCTGAGTTCAATATTACTGGAGTCAATTGGCCCACAAGAGACGGTAGCGGTATTAGAGATTATATTCATGTTTGGGACTTAGCAGAAGCACATGTTAAGGCTATTGAAAATTTTGATACTATATTTGTAAAACAAAATAATCCATACTGCGTAATTAATCTTGGAACAGGCAAAGGTGTGACGGTAAAAGAGTTACTCTCTGCATTTGAAAATATATATGGCAAAACAATACCGAAAAAAGAAACAGATCCAAGACCAGGAGATATTGCGGGCTCTTATGCAAATGCAGATTTAGCTCATAAATTGCTAAATTGGAAAGCCAAATTAGAAATTGAAAGAGGAATCTATGATGCATTAAAATGGAATAAAGAGAAAAA
This region of Spirobacillus cienkowskii genomic DNA includes:
- the galE gene encoding UDP-glucose 4-epimerase GalE, producing the protein MKILVSGGAGYIGSTICSALEDSGYKPIIIDSLVTGKVEFVKNRIFYHGDIADYKILEKIFFEHPDIEYAIHCAALIVVPDSIVKPYEYYRENVSKSNEFFKQLLNFGCKKLVFSSSASIYDTPPNFVVTEQSFIKPCSPYAKSKFMMELILQDFCSAYSGMKAVSLRYFNPIGADPKMRSGSHHSNPSHVLAKLISTAQGNEAEFNITGVNWPTRDGSGIRDYIHVWDLAEAHVKAIENFDTIFVKQNNPYCVINLGTGKGVTVKELLSAFENIYGKTIPKKETDPRPGDIAGSYANADLAHKLLNWKAKLEIERGIYDALKWNKEKNNIFKPN